GGGTTCGCCGATGTGCGATGAGGTCCGTGCTCTGCCCGAAGCTCTTCCCGCACTCATGGCATTTGTAGGGCTTCTCGCCCGCGTGCTGTCGTTGATGCCGCACGAGGCTGGAGCTGTTGCTGAAGACCTTCCCGCACTCGGGGCACTTGTAGGGTTTTTCCCCCGTATGGAAACGCTGGTGGGCAACGAGGTCCCCGCTCAGCCCGAAGCTTTTCCCGCACTCGGGACACCGATACGGTCTCTCCCCCGTGTGCAACCTCTCGTGTCTCACGAGCGTGGAGCGACCCTTGAAGCGTTTCCCGCACTCCGAGCAGCAGTAGGGCTTTTCGCCGGTGTGGGTCCTTTGGTGGACAACCAGATCCGCCCTGTGGCCAAAGTTCTTCCCGCACTCTTGGCACGGGAAAGGCTTCTTGCCCGTGTGCCTCCTCTGATGGGTAAAAAGGTTCGACCGATGGTTGAAGCTTTTCCCGCACTCGGAGCAAGCGAAGGGCTTCTCCCCGGTGTGGATTCTCTGATGGACCGTAAGGTCCGATTTGCGGGTGAATCTCTTCCCGCACTCGAGACACTTGTAGGGCTTCTCCCCCGTGTGCAGCGCCTCGTGCCTGATGAGGGTCGACCGGTCTTTGAACCATTTCTCGCACCTGGGGCACTTGTAGACTTTTTCCCTCGCGTGCAGTTCCTGGTGCAGAGCGAGCTTCCCGCTCTGCCCGAACCTTTTCCCACACTGGCAGCATCTAAACGCTCTTTCCCCCGCGTGCGTTTGCTGATGCTCGAGGAAATCCAGGTCGTTCCCAAAGCTTTTCTTGCACTCGCGGCACCTCAAGGGCTTTTTCTCAGTGTGCAGCCGCTGATGCTTCGCGAGGTTCGATCTGTCGCTGAAGAACTTCTCGCACCCGCAGCATTTGTAAGGCTTTTCTCCGGTGTGTGTCCTTCGGTGCACAATGAGGTTTGAGCTCTGCCTGAAGCTTTTCCCGCACTCGGtgcatatatatttcttttctcgGGCGAGGGCTCTGTACGGGGCAGTGGGTTCCTTGAGGACTTTGCAGTTTCCTTCACGATGCACAAAGGTGCTTGAGTCCTTCCCTGGGTATCCTTGCAGCCCGTGGGCGTTTACACCCGCTTTGCTCTGCTGAAAACTCCCAGAAAAATTTCCTTCCGAGTTTACAGATGATGAGCTGCTCATTTCGGGGCGTTCCTGCTCAAGACTCTTCTCGTTCTCACTCTCCATCCCATGTCCTGCTGGGTTAGAAGTAAGTAATAACATCGCTTATGAATAGAAACACGGCGTGGCAGAAAGGGGGGAAAGACAGACGATAAAGCACCTCTTGGATGGGACCCTGGGGTGCAGCTCTCGCCTCTGCGAGGGTCTCCCGGGGTCTCCGGCTCCTCCCTCGGTTGGGGATCGCCTTCCCGTgctccttcccatccctccatcccctcgGCTCAGTCTGGCTCCGGAGCGGCCATCCGAAGCTGCGGGTCACTGTCGCCCTTGGGGCAAAACTGCTTGTctgaggggagagaagaaataaatacatgataAATCCTTCTCATGCACGAGACGCTGCCACGTTACGACTCTCCACATCACTGTACCCACAGAGAAACAGCATTTGGGACAATTAAGCGGTGGATTTATCACGGTGGCAGGAAATCCTGGAATAATTCAACCCGGAGGGCACCCACGGACCATCCCCGTGCTCAAGGCAGAGCCGACACCATCGCTTTGCTCAGAGCCGTGGCCAgctgaacatctccaaggacggagacacaccacccccccccccccagtaatCTGGGGGTCTCGCCACCCACAcgattatttctttttttccccttgcataATTTTCCCTTGGTGAAAGTGGTGAAATTCACCCTTTGGTGAAAATTTTCCCTTCCATCACCTCTGcaacccccccccagccccccggagTGGTTGCAAACGGTGATGCCCCCTCCTTCgccttctctccaggctgcaaAACCCCCATAAGAAGccagacacccccccccaaaaaaaaaaacaaactaaaaaccaaaaaaccaccctggaaagggtttaatttttttgcaaggGGAACTTTTCCCAACTCTCTGCCGGGCCGGGGTGAGCGGGACCGCCGGTGCTGAGCATCCCGGGACCGGTGCCGGATCcggccccctccgcccccgcgctcccccggTACCTgcggccgccccgggccggAGCGGGCAGCGATCGCCGGGCAGCTCCGGCTCCGCCTCGGTCCTTCCCTGCCCGTACCGGCAACCGCGCCGCGATGCTCCCGCCCCTTCCTGTCTGCCGGTCCCCgggcgcctgggtccccccccacggacgcctgggtcccctccctcaacgcctgggtccccccacgGATGCCAGAGTCCCCCCCTtcggacgcctgggtcccccctcggacgcctgggtccccccttGAACGCCTGGGTCCTCCacggatgcctgggtcccccctcggatgcctgggtcccccccttGAAtgcctgggtgtcccccccgaatgcctgggtccccgctcggacgcctgggtccccccttgaacgcctgggtcccccacggatgcctgggtccccgctcggatgcctgggtcccccccttgaacgcctgggtcccccccccgaatgcctgggtcccccctcggacgcctgggtcccctccctgaacgcctgggtcccccccggaACGCCTGGGTTCCCCCATGGAAGCCTGGGGCCCCCCACGGATGCCTGAGTCCCCCCCTTCAGACGCCTGGGTTCCCCCTCAGATGCCTGGGTGTCCCCCtggactcctgggtcccccacGGATCCCTGGGTTCCCCCCTGGACGCCTGGATTCCCCCTACGGATGCCTGAGCCCCCctcagatgcctgggtccccccgaatgcctgggtccccccatggatgcctgggtcccccacggATGCCTGAGTCCCCGCCTTCGGATGCCTGGGTTCCCCCTCAGACACCTGGGTTGCCCCCCAAACACCTGGAtcccccggacgcctgggttTCCCCCATGGATGCCTGGATCCCCCCAGATGCgtgggacaccccccccccggatgcctgggtccccatCCCAGCTCGTTGCAACCCCCGCTGCTCTCAGTGTGGACCCCCGGGGTCGTGGGGGGTGGTTTTTAGAGGGGTTGGTGACCCCCCCACCTGGGACCACCCTACACCCACTGCCACGCAGCTCAGGACCACACGTGGCCTTAGCGGGACCTCGGCATCCCTCCTTGGTCACCCTCTTGCCGTCACGGAGCATCTACAGGGGGTTCCACCCCATCGTCTCACTGTGACCCACTGCCGGGTGGGGACATCACTAGGGCGTCCACGCAGGGCTCggaccccccccaaatccttcaAGCCCACTGGGGGGCCACCAGCCTGGTTCTGCCGGGCTCCATCTCAACCCCAGATgttcccccagcccccggctGCCCTCCCGGCTTGTCCCCCACCACACGGTCCTTCAGGATGGGTGGTGCTGGAGATGCTGGATGCCCACCACGGTCCAGGGGAACCATCCTGTGGGTACGGAGATGTAGGTGAGGGTCCCCTAATTTTGGGCACGGGCATGAAACTTTCGGACTGGTACCATCAGCGTGGCCTCTGGGCTATGCCACAGAGCAACTTCATGCCACCAGAAGTCGAATCTGGTTGCACGCTCCAGCCGTGGCACCAGTACTGAGGAAGTACTGGGACCAGTTTGGCCCCAGCACGATGAgaagagaggcagggagaggcaggcacGTGGGCACGGAGGGTGCCCGAGATGGGGAGAGTGGAGACCTGCGTCCCCAGACTGCCGTGTCCTCCCAGTAAAACCCAACAGCCCCAGCACGGAGCTCCCACTGGTGTTTCTCATGGTTTTATCCCACGTTTTTTTCTCACGTTTATCCCACCCACGGCACCAGCAGGGATGACTGACCTCCTGCAAGCAGCAATGATGACCCAGAGCACGCTAGCAAAGGAAAGAACCGGGTTATTTATTGAACATTTGATATAAACTGCCTCTGACAGCTTCCTTTGGGGACACCGATCCTTTCACGTCGTGCTCCTTTCACTGAAATCTCACGGTTTTCCCTCGGATGGGGTGGAGCGGAcgctccctccaccccccccaaCATCCTCAGTGGAGGCCTTTTGATTTTCTCCACTATTAAAAACACCTACACCTTCCGGAGGGAAAACGCTCATTCCTCTAATATTCCTCTAGCAATACAAAATGTCCtaagatttgtattttaagcGCAAATATCTA
The sequence above is drawn from the Ciconia boyciana chromosome 29, ASM3463844v1, whole genome shotgun sequence genome and encodes:
- the LOC140644806 gene encoding uncharacterized protein isoform X2, whose amino-acid sequence is MEGWEGAREGDPQPREEPETPGDPRRGESCTPGSHPRGHGMESENEKSLEQERPEMSSSSSVNSEGNFSGSFQQSKAGVNAHGLQGYPGKDSSTFVHREGNCKVLKEPTAPYRALAREKKYICTECGKSFRQSSNLIVHRRTHTGEKPYKCCGCEKFFSDRSNLAKHQRLHTEKKPLRCRECKKSFGNDLDFLEHQQTHAGERAFRCCQCGKRFGQSGKLALHQELHAREKVYKCPRCEKWFKDRSTLIRHEALHTGEKPYKCLECGKRFTRKSDLTVHQRIHTGEKPFACSECGKSFNHRSNLFTHQRRHTGKKPFPCQECGKNFGHRADLVVHQRTHTGEKPYCCSECGKRFKGRSTLVRHERLHTGERPYRCPECGKSFGLSGDLVAHQRFHTGEKPYKCPECGKVFSNSSSLVRHQRQHAGEKPYKCHECGKSFGQSTDLIAHRRTHTGEKPYLCPACGKRFGRKSNLMVHQRVHGADGLCKRRQRGKSFSENSASSIHHDVLMEDNAAPCSAPLSISSDAEEKKH
- the LOC140644806 gene encoding uncharacterized protein isoform X1, encoding MEGWEGAREGDPQPREEPETPGDPRRGESCTPGSHPRAGHGMESENEKSLEQERPEMSSSSSVNSEGNFSGSFQQSKAGVNAHGLQGYPGKDSSTFVHREGNCKVLKEPTAPYRALAREKKYICTECGKSFRQSSNLIVHRRTHTGEKPYKCCGCEKFFSDRSNLAKHQRLHTEKKPLRCRECKKSFGNDLDFLEHQQTHAGERAFRCCQCGKRFGQSGKLALHQELHAREKVYKCPRCEKWFKDRSTLIRHEALHTGEKPYKCLECGKRFTRKSDLTVHQRIHTGEKPFACSECGKSFNHRSNLFTHQRRHTGKKPFPCQECGKNFGHRADLVVHQRTHTGEKPYCCSECGKRFKGRSTLVRHERLHTGERPYRCPECGKSFGLSGDLVAHQRFHTGEKPYKCPECGKVFSNSSSLVRHQRQHAGEKPYKCHECGKSFGQSTDLIAHRRTHTGEKPYLCPACGKRFGRKSNLMVHQRVHGADGLCKRRQRGKSFSENSASSIHHDVLMEDNAAPCSAPLSISSDAEEKKH